The Alkalinema sp. FACHB-956 sequence AGGGCTTCTTCACGATCGTGGCAGGATAAGCCTTACCCCGAATACTGACCTCTACCGTATTGCCGATCGTTGCCAGTTCCGTCGGCACATAGCCCAAGGCCACCGGATAGCCCAAGGTGGGCGACAGCGTGCCACTGGTCACAATCCCCACCGTTTCCCCCGCATTGAGAATGGGATAGTCGTGGCGAGCAATATTGCGGCCTTCCAACTGCAACGCCATCAGCCGCTTTTTCACCCCCTCCGCCTTTTGTTGCTCCAACACCGATCGGCCAATAAATTCCCCCTTTCGATCCAAATGCACTAGCCAACCCAACCCCGCTTCTAATGGCGTCGTCTCATCATTAATATCCTGCCCATACAGGCACATCGCTGCTTCCAGCCGCAGGGTATCCCGCGCCCCCAATCCACAGGGCGTCACCCCTGCCGCCAATAGTGCCTGCCATAGGGCTCGTCCCACCTCCGGCGCACTCATAACCTCAAAGCCATCTTCTCCGGTATAGCCCGTGCGTGCCACGAAAATGGGTTGTTCGTTAAAGCTAGCTTCCGTATGTTCAAAGGCTTTCAGGGATTCGATCGAACCTTGAACGAGCGCTTGCAGTTGACCAACGGCCTGTGGGCCTTGCACGGCAATTAGCGTTTTATTTTGCGATCGATTTTCCAATTGCAATTGATTTAGATCAAGATTTGTCTGCATCCAATTCCAATCTTTTTGCATTGTCGCAGCATTGACGATCGTAATCCAAGACTGTTCATTTCCTGTTCCGCCTTGATAATAAAAAATTAAATCGTCAATGATGCCTCCCTGGGAATTCAACAATACGGTGTACTGTGCCTGTCCCGGTTGCAACCGACTCAGATCCGAAGGCACCAATCTTTGAATTTGCTCCAGCACGTTGCCTTTCAGCGAAAAAGCACCCATATGGGAAATATCAAACATCCCCACAGCCGTTCTGACCGCTTGGTGTTCTTGGGTGATGCTACTGAACTGAACGGGCATTTCCCAGCCAGAAAAGCCGATCGTGCGGGCATTGCCCATCAGGTCAAACAGAGGAGTGCGTTGCAGGGTGTCAGTCACGGGCGTTCGGAGAACTCAACAGCTTCTATTATCCCGCGATCGCTGGCTCGATCGGACAAGGAAAATCCTAAGCATCCCAGATTGAAGAGGCTTTCATGGGATGACAATTCGATTGTGGGGAGTACTGAATTCGACGACATAAACGTATCCAGGAGCGATCGGACTTGAGGGACTCATTTGCTCTAGTTTCATTTTAACCCGAGATTTCAGGATGCTTTCCGAGCCACGACGAATTCCTGAGACTTCGAGACGAATTCCTGAGACTTCGAGACGTGCTTTGCGTTGAAAGACAGTTGCAGGATGTTCGATCGAACTAAACTAAAATTAGACATTAACAAATATCTTTACGCTTTTGGAAGAATCCTGCAAGACATAAACAGACCACAATATGAATGCATAATAATCCCCAGTTCAGTGAGAGATTTGACCAATTCGCATCATAAACAGCACTAGGTTCTAACGGTCGAGGTAACAAACTTCCATCTGGTAATTTCTTTTGCTCTGGAATTAGAGCATTAAGATTGATCAGTGTGCCATAAGCTCCCACGGACCAACGACCCAACATAAACCAGCCTAAAATTTTAGCCGCTCCATCGGTTGCAAAGAGTACACCAGAAAAAATGATTTGAGGAATTAAAAGTAATGGCAATGCACTATTGGCTTGAGCAGTACTTCTGACTAAGCTGGAAATTAGTAAGCCTAGACTATAACTGGCAATTAAAGTCAGAAAATTGGTGACGGTTAATCCAATAGGCCAAGAGATCATCTCAGAAGTGGGAGACTGAAATACTATCATTACGACGATCGACATCAAGAGTGACTGAACCATTGCAATAGCTGCAAGAACCAAGACCTTTGATCCCAAGTAAGCAGATAAGCTCAAATTGACCAATCGTTCTCGAATGTAGATCGGCGTTTCTTTGACAATTTCTTGTAATGCACCCGAGAGGCCAACCCATAAGGAAGCACAGGTAAAAACAAAGAGAATTTTGATCGCTAGAGGAGCCAAGGTTGAGTCGGGAACTTCTGGCTTTAAAAAGGCTGCGTTATTTTTGACAGCAAAACTGATTAGACTAACCCCGATCGGAGCAGTGATAAGAGAAATGATGAGATTAGCCTGATCTCGAAGGACTAACTGCCAATAGCGTTGGGTTAGGAGTTTCGTTTGTTCAATAAACGAGGGTTTTGCTTGAGTTGGTACAACAAAACCTATGGGAGCATTCTGTTGAAGACTCAAGTGATTTCGAATATAACGATCGTAGTAGCTGGATTGACTGTAGTAATTTGCACAGTTGA is a genomic window containing:
- the gcvT gene encoding glycine cleavage system aminomethyltransferase GcvT, which translates into the protein MTDTLQRTPLFDLMGNARTIGFSGWEMPVQFSSITQEHQAVRTAVGMFDISHMGAFSLKGNVLEQIQRLVPSDLSRLQPGQAQYTVLLNSQGGIIDDLIFYYQGGTGNEQSWITIVNAATMQKDWNWMQTNLDLNQLQLENRSQNKTLIAVQGPQAVGQLQALVQGSIESLKAFEHTEASFNEQPIFVARTGYTGEDGFEVMSAPEVGRALWQALLAAGVTPCGLGARDTLRLEAAMCLYGQDINDETTPLEAGLGWLVHLDRKGEFIGRSVLEQQKAEGVKKRLMALQLEGRNIARHDYPILNAGETVGIVTSGTLSPTLGYPVALGYVPTELATIGNTVEVSIRGKAYPATIVKKPFYKASR